A stretch of the Mesorhizobium huakuii genome encodes the following:
- a CDS encoding MoaD/ThiS family protein: MVEVTLWGALGQLAGGKSKVEIEAKDIRELFRKLAEQYPGFEPWIDRGIAVAIDGTIYRDTWSKELPPGAEIFLLPRLAGG; this comes from the coding sequence ATGGTCGAAGTCACCCTTTGGGGCGCGCTCGGCCAGCTTGCCGGCGGCAAGAGCAAGGTCGAGATCGAGGCCAAGGACATCAGGGAGCTGTTCAGGAAACTGGCTGAACAGTATCCCGGCTTTGAGCCGTGGATCGACCGCGGGATTGCGGTGGCGATCGATGGGACGATTTATCGCGATACGTGGTCGAAGGAACTGCCGCCGGGGGCGGAGATTTTTTTGCTGCCGCGGCTGGCTGGGGGGTGA
- a CDS encoding (2Fe-2S)-binding protein, producing MAGIAVSTTINGDITEYLCQPDETLLDVLRDRLGLTGAKEGCGTGDCGACSIILDNRLVCSCLVLGAEAEGRRIETVEGMAQGDQLHTLQQKFLEHAALQCGICTPGFLIAAKDLLAKNPDPTEEEIRFGLAGNLCRCTGYDKIVRAVQDAAHVMKGA from the coding sequence ATGGCTGGTATTGCAGTCTCGACGACAATCAACGGCGACATAACAGAGTACCTCTGCCAGCCTGACGAGACGCTGCTCGACGTGCTGCGCGACCGGCTCGGACTGACCGGCGCCAAGGAAGGCTGCGGCACCGGCGACTGCGGCGCCTGCTCGATCATCCTCGACAACCGGCTGGTCTGCTCGTGCCTGGTGCTCGGCGCCGAGGCCGAAGGCCGGCGCATCGAGACCGTCGAAGGCATGGCGCAGGGCGACCAGCTGCACACGCTGCAGCAGAAATTCCTCGAGCATGCGGCGCTGCAATGCGGCATCTGCACGCCGGGTTTCCTGATCGCGGCCAAGGACCTGCTGGCGAAAAACCCCGACCCGACCGAGGAGGAAATCCGCTTTGGTCTCGCCGGGAACCTGTGCCGCTGCACCGGCTATGACAAGATCGTGCGCGCCGTCCAGGACGCCGCACATGTGATGAAGGGAGCCTGA
- a CDS encoding FAD binding domain-containing protein encodes MRYIRPLSIEDAVGQLAGSAGTAAILAGGSDLLVRMKGGFVEPDLIVDIKSIAGLSEIRETADGFSIGATVPCAVLGENAALKKAWPGVVEAAKLIGSKQVQGRCTITGNLCNASPAADSVPALVAAGARAVIAGPTGKRTIAVEAVPVGPGKTSLAKGEIIEAILLDKRSPRSGDAYLRFIPRTEMDIAVVSAGVNLTIDEHGVVTAARVALGAAAPTVLLVEEAAEALIGRKLDEAALERLAKVCAGACRPIDDKRGTIDFRRKVAGVLARRAATTAYARAGGK; translated from the coding sequence ATGCGCTACATACGTCCGCTTTCAATCGAAGATGCCGTGGGCCAATTGGCCGGATCGGCTGGCACGGCGGCCATCCTGGCCGGAGGCAGCGACCTGCTGGTGAGGATGAAGGGCGGCTTCGTTGAGCCCGACTTGATCGTCGACATCAAGTCGATCGCCGGCTTGAGCGAAATCCGCGAAACCGCCGATGGCTTCAGCATCGGCGCCACTGTCCCCTGCGCCGTGCTGGGCGAGAACGCGGCCCTGAAGAAGGCCTGGCCTGGTGTCGTCGAGGCGGCCAAGCTGATCGGCTCCAAGCAGGTGCAGGGCCGTTGTACGATAACCGGCAATCTCTGCAACGCTTCGCCGGCGGCGGACAGCGTGCCGGCATTGGTGGCCGCCGGCGCCAGGGCGGTGATCGCCGGGCCGACTGGCAAGCGCACCATTGCCGTCGAGGCCGTACCGGTCGGGCCGGGCAAGACCTCGCTCGCCAAGGGCGAGATCATCGAGGCGATCCTGCTCGACAAGCGCTCGCCGCGTTCGGGCGATGCCTATCTCAGGTTCATTCCGCGCACCGAGATGGACATTGCCGTGGTCAGCGCCGGCGTGAACCTGACGATCGACGAACACGGCGTCGTCACGGCAGCCCGCGTGGCGCTGGGCGCGGCGGCACCGACCGTGCTGCTGGTGGAGGAGGCCGCCGAAGCGCTTATCGGCAGGAAGCTCGACGAAGCAGCCCTCGAGCGGCTGGCAAAAGTCTGCGCCGGCGCCTGCCGCCCCATCGACGACAAGCGCGGCACCATCGATTTCAGACGCAAGGTTGCGGGCGTGCTGGCCAGGCGGGCCGCCACGACCGCCTACGCACGTGCAGGAGGCAAATGA
- a CDS encoding SRPBCC family protein, with product MPGTVRLHRVLTTSPQQVYRAFVEADALAKWLPPNGFTCTVDHLEAKVGGTFKMSFRNFTTGGSHAFGGEYLELVPGERLRYTDRFDDPNLPGEIQVTVILKKVSVGTEIDITQAGIPDVIPVEACYLGWQESLRNLAKLVEPEINQ from the coding sequence ATGCCCGGAACCGTACGTTTGCACCGTGTTCTCACCACCAGCCCGCAGCAGGTCTATCGCGCCTTCGTCGAAGCCGATGCGCTGGCCAAGTGGCTGCCGCCGAACGGCTTCACCTGCACCGTCGATCACCTCGAAGCCAAGGTCGGCGGCACGTTCAAGATGTCGTTCCGCAACTTCACCACCGGCGGCAGCCATGCCTTCGGCGGCGAGTATCTCGAACTCGTTCCGGGCGAGCGCCTGCGCTACACCGACCGGTTCGACGACCCCAATTTGCCCGGCGAGATCCAGGTGACCGTGATCCTGAAAAAGGTCTCGGTCGGCACCGAAATCGACATCACCCAGGCCGGCATCCCCGACGTCATCCCGGTCGAGGCCTGCTATCTCGGCTGGCAGGAATCGCTGCGCAACCTGGCAAAGCTGGTCGAGCCCGAGATCAATCAATAG
- a CDS encoding amidohydrolase, protein MTLTNRDIVELTEWRRKLHRQPEISNEEEKTANEVVSFLADTGPDRVLTGLGGHGVAAVYDSGKAGPTVLFRSELDALPIEELSGVPHASQVPGKSHMCGHDGHTAILAALGRQLGRERPASGRVVLMFQPAEETGNGAAGVVADPRYGEIAPDFAFSLHNLPGVPFGEVRLKPGVVNCASRGIRIVLEGKTAHSSMPETGISPMLAISELMPALPALGRATFADDDFSMVTVTHAQMGEAVFGIAPAHAEVWATLRTRRDERMADLCAAAESLVKDIAGRHRLSARWDYHEIFVASVNAPDAVEHLQRALDEEGVVHGQEALPMRASEDFGLFGHSARSAMFFLGAGERHPSLHNPDYDFPDDLIPIGSKIFMRTARNLLG, encoded by the coding sequence ATGACCCTGACCAACCGGGACATTGTCGAGCTGACCGAGTGGCGGCGCAAGCTGCACCGGCAGCCGGAAATCTCCAACGAGGAGGAGAAGACCGCGAATGAAGTCGTCTCCTTCCTCGCCGACACTGGGCCGGACAGGGTGCTAACCGGCCTTGGCGGGCATGGCGTGGCGGCGGTCTATGACAGCGGCAAGGCCGGCCCGACCGTGCTGTTCCGCTCCGAACTCGACGCGCTGCCGATCGAAGAACTGTCAGGCGTGCCGCATGCCTCGCAGGTGCCGGGCAAGTCGCATATGTGCGGCCATGACGGGCACACCGCGATCCTGGCCGCCCTTGGCCGCCAGCTCGGCCGCGAGCGGCCGGCCAGCGGCCGCGTCGTGCTGATGTTCCAGCCGGCGGAAGAGACCGGCAATGGTGCTGCCGGCGTCGTCGCCGATCCACGCTACGGCGAGATCGCGCCCGACTTCGCCTTCTCGCTGCACAATCTGCCCGGCGTGCCGTTCGGCGAGGTCAGGCTCAAGCCCGGCGTGGTCAACTGTGCCTCGCGCGGCATCCGCATCGTGCTGGAGGGCAAGACCGCGCATTCCTCCATGCCCGAGACCGGCATCTCGCCCATGCTGGCGATCTCGGAGCTGATGCCGGCGCTGCCCGCGCTCGGCCGCGCCACCTTCGCCGACGACGATTTCTCCATGGTCACCGTCACCCATGCGCAGATGGGCGAAGCCGTGTTCGGCATCGCGCCTGCCCACGCCGAGGTATGGGCAACGCTGCGCACCCGCCGCGACGAGCGCATGGCGGATCTCTGCGCCGCCGCCGAATCCCTGGTCAAGGACATCGCCGGCCGACATCGCCTCTCGGCGCGCTGGGATTATCATGAGATCTTCGTCGCCAGCGTCAACGCCCCGGACGCGGTGGAACACCTGCAACGCGCCCTCGACGAAGAAGGCGTCGTGCACGGGCAGGAGGCCCTGCCGATGCGCGCCTCGGAAGATTTCGGCCTGTTCGGCCACAGCGCCAGATCGGCGATGTTCTTCCTCGGGGCCGGCGAGCGCCACCCTTCCCTGCACAATCCGGACTATGACTTTCCCGACGATCTGATCCCGATCGGCTCGAAAATCTTCATGCGCACGGCGCGCAATCTGCTGGGGTGA
- a CDS encoding putative bifunctional diguanylate cyclase/phosphodiesterase produces the protein MNERASSRLADVADVEPYDPRQELGAAELRILYRVEALAKRRKDARPGLWIAVVIYVLFSVSDLLLIPDVAAYTITARFAVGLTALLTLETQLRRGVATEWLDVTCAAAIIFGYIGWLCPASMGADKESVAYYMVFGTIFMMSANLFFTFSFKVSIITSTIILSILYVVNYFVPASLTYKMVFGTFYVSCFTFTSYVNWKLNEERYNVFLNALEAKIQHKEATERGKALLRLSRTDPLTGLENRRAIDEKLRDYWSDWQKLGSKFAAILIDVDFFKKFNDCYGHQEGDRCLIHVANALSDLIKNYNGSIGRYGGEEFIVLARMDKKEQVTELAEAICRTVESLAITHELRRDGVSIVTASVGAAFTRTQAGAKLEKIIHEADRALYLAKAGGRNCVRLFDPTDPQSSDESENLAALLKIAIAQGLVSLVYQPIQDVVSGRVEAVEALMRLKMLDGTLVPPSLFIPVAERTGAILELGRWAIRTVCAELLADDHVRVVSVNVSPIQLKTPGFAASVATILGETGVTGNRLAFEITEGLEMEMHSDILRCISDLKLLGIKIWLDDFGTGFAGLSWLRLIDFDTVKIDRSFLHDCGTPKGMAMLQDIIALVRNRGHKILVEGVETDEQIALMREFGIDKIQGFRVGRPVPAASFQAKRGVQKRPYLRSA, from the coding sequence GTGAACGAACGCGCGTCATCCAGATTGGCCGATGTGGCGGATGTGGAACCGTATGATCCGCGCCAGGAATTGGGGGCGGCGGAACTGCGCATCCTTTACCGCGTCGAAGCTCTGGCGAAGCGAAGGAAGGACGCCAGGCCCGGGCTGTGGATCGCCGTCGTCATCTATGTGCTGTTTTCGGTATCGGACCTGCTGCTGATACCTGACGTGGCGGCCTATACGATCACAGCGCGCTTCGCGGTGGGATTGACCGCTCTGCTGACCCTGGAAACCCAGCTTCGCCGGGGCGTCGCCACGGAATGGCTTGATGTGACCTGCGCCGCGGCCATCATCTTTGGCTATATCGGTTGGCTGTGCCCGGCATCCATGGGGGCCGACAAGGAAAGCGTCGCCTACTATATGGTTTTCGGCACCATTTTCATGATGAGTGCCAATCTTTTCTTCACGTTCAGCTTCAAGGTGTCGATCATAACGTCGACAATCATATTATCCATCTTGTACGTTGTGAATTATTTCGTACCAGCGTCGCTGACATACAAGATGGTATTCGGGACGTTCTACGTTTCATGCTTCACCTTCACCTCCTATGTGAACTGGAAGCTGAACGAAGAGCGCTACAACGTCTTCCTGAACGCGCTGGAAGCCAAGATCCAGCACAAGGAGGCCACCGAACGCGGCAAGGCGCTGCTCAGACTGTCGCGGACGGATCCGCTCACGGGTCTGGAAAACCGGCGCGCCATCGACGAGAAGCTGCGCGATTATTGGAGCGACTGGCAAAAGCTCGGCAGCAAGTTCGCGGCGATCCTCATCGACGTCGACTTCTTCAAGAAGTTCAACGACTGCTACGGCCACCAGGAAGGCGACCGCTGCCTGATCCATGTCGCCAATGCGCTGAGCGATCTGATCAAGAACTACAATGGCTCGATCGGGCGCTATGGCGGTGAAGAGTTCATCGTGCTCGCCCGCATGGACAAGAAGGAACAGGTCACGGAACTGGCGGAAGCCATTTGCCGCACGGTGGAGAGCCTGGCGATCACCCATGAGCTCAGGCGCGACGGGGTCTCGATCGTGACGGCGAGCGTCGGTGCTGCCTTCACCAGGACGCAAGCCGGCGCCAAGCTGGAAAAGATCATCCACGAGGCCGACCGCGCGCTCTATCTGGCCAAGGCCGGCGGCCGCAATTGCGTCCGGCTGTTCGACCCGACCGATCCGCAGAGCAGCGACGAGAGCGAGAACCTCGCGGCCCTGCTGAAGATCGCGATTGCGCAGGGCCTCGTTTCACTCGTCTATCAGCCGATCCAGGATGTCGTGTCGGGTCGTGTCGAGGCGGTAGAGGCGCTGATGCGTCTCAAGATGCTGGACGGAACCCTGGTTCCGCCGAGCCTGTTCATTCCCGTCGCGGAACGCACCGGCGCGATCCTGGAACTCGGCCGCTGGGCGATACGGACGGTCTGCGCCGAGCTGCTGGCGGACGATCACGTGCGTGTCGTCAGCGTCAACGTCTCGCCGATCCAGCTCAAGACGCCTGGCTTCGCCGCGTCCGTCGCGACCATCCTGGGCGAGACCGGCGTGACCGGCAACAGGCTGGCCTTCGAAATCACCGAAGGCCTCGAGATGGAGATGCACTCGGACATTCTGCGCTGCATCAGCGACCTGAAACTGCTTGGCATCAAGATCTGGCTCGATGATTTCGGCACCGGCTTCGCCGGCCTTTCGTGGCTGCGCCTGATCGATTTCGACACGGTCAAGATCGACCGCTCGTTCCTGCACGATTGCGGCACGCCGAAAGGCATGGCCATGCTGCAGGACATCATCGCGCTGGTGCGCAATCGCGGCCACAAGATTCTGGTCGAAGGCGTGGAAACCGACGAACAGATCGCGCTGATGCGCGAATTCGGCATCGACAAGATCCAGGGCTTTCGCGTCGGCCGTCCGGTTCCCGCCGCAAGTTTCCAGGCAAAGCGGGGCGTCCAGAAGCGCCCTTACCTCAGGTCCGCGTAA
- a CDS encoding class I SAM-dependent methyltransferase — protein MQTVFDGQSLITAEMIAGSLRKGTLEQHGEAFETARAELALILHATQQQIEQQKFPAEIVRRLLSLLSALRAKVHPDVWQALIPVAQNHPILKYFLEDPLTHWSFTKPRGYSGDAQLLDYIYCDPHVAESVASASEIGKALYSHTQNVPSCVAARERRDLLTRYVDETAARNGPETEVLAIAAGHLREANRSVALAEGGLTRWVALDQDPQSVGLIARDFQGTAVEAIDGSVRTVLTRSHKLGKFDLIYASGLYDYLQHNVAVKLTKTCLQMLKPNGTFLFANYAEGTPDAGYRETFMDWVLLLRSEVDMWNIVNASVDRNAVEAKVYFGENRNVLYAVIEKRG, from the coding sequence GTGCAAACCGTGTTCGATGGCCAAAGCCTGATTACCGCCGAGATGATCGCCGGCAGTCTGCGTAAAGGCACACTCGAGCAACATGGCGAAGCGTTCGAGACCGCCCGCGCCGAGTTGGCCCTCATCCTCCACGCGACACAGCAGCAGATCGAGCAGCAGAAATTTCCCGCCGAGATCGTTCGCCGGCTGCTGTCGCTGCTCAGCGCGCTGCGCGCCAAGGTGCATCCCGACGTCTGGCAGGCCTTGATCCCGGTGGCGCAGAACCACCCGATCCTGAAGTACTTTCTCGAGGATCCGCTGACGCACTGGTCCTTCACCAAGCCCAGGGGCTATTCCGGCGACGCGCAGCTGCTCGACTACATCTATTGCGACCCGCACGTGGCCGAGAGCGTGGCCAGCGCCTCGGAGATCGGCAAGGCGCTTTACAGCCATACCCAGAACGTTCCGTCATGCGTGGCGGCACGCGAGCGGCGCGATCTCCTGACCCGCTATGTCGACGAGACCGCGGCCAGGAACGGCCCCGAAACCGAGGTGCTGGCGATCGCCGCCGGCCATCTGCGCGAAGCCAATCGCTCCGTCGCCTTGGCCGAGGGCGGCCTCACGCGCTGGGTCGCGCTCGACCAGGATCCGCAGAGCGTCGGACTGATCGCGCGCGACTTCCAGGGCACCGCGGTCGAAGCCATCGACGGCTCGGTGCGGACCGTGCTGACCAGAAGCCACAAGCTCGGCAAGTTCGACCTCATCTACGCCTCAGGCCTCTACGACTACCTCCAGCACAATGTCGCGGTGAAACTCACCAAGACCTGCCTGCAGATGCTGAAGCCGAACGGCACATTCCTGTTCGCCAACTACGCCGAAGGCACCCCCGACGCCGGCTACCGCGAAACCTTCATGGACTGGGTGCTGCTGCTGCGCTCGGAAGTCGACATGTGGAACATCGTCAACGCCAGCGTCGACCGCAACGCCGTCGAGGCAAAGGTGTATTTCGGCGAGAACCGCAATGTGCTGTATGCGGTGATTGAGAAGCGGGGGTAG
- a CDS encoding FRG domain-containing protein, whose product MGIFQGEREISKNVVQVGCESWGEFRGKVITDFFSDGLFRKGDYLFRGQGTDGWKLSTSFDRWYGGDRGQKDAVADLLLQEFAAECELEDMPDSLRNDKMAMLGLGQHHGLPTRLLDWSESPFVAAFFAFSGHVRQGINLEKYVAVWVLDAKNAAWTESAGCPIVKVPAVWNPRIKNQFGKFTYLKNPANSLEEYVAQFGQDEVRLTKYTIPANDFRIAMSELDAMGLSHARIYPGLEGFARAAEVRVTLGRI is encoded by the coding sequence ATGGGCATCTTCCAGGGAGAGCGCGAAATCTCAAAGAATGTTGTTCAAGTTGGCTGTGAGTCTTGGGGAGAATTCAGGGGTAAAGTGATCACCGACTTCTTCTCCGACGGGTTGTTTCGGAAAGGGGACTATCTGTTTCGTGGCCAAGGAACGGACGGCTGGAAGCTAAGCACATCTTTTGATCGCTGGTATGGCGGCGACAGGGGACAAAAAGACGCTGTGGCGGACCTGCTGCTTCAGGAGTTTGCCGCCGAATGCGAACTTGAGGACATGCCGGATTCATTGCGGAATGACAAGATGGCGATGCTCGGACTCGGTCAGCACCATGGCCTTCCGACAAGACTGTTAGATTGGAGCGAAAGCCCGTTCGTTGCCGCTTTCTTCGCTTTTAGTGGTCACGTTCGCCAAGGGATCAATCTTGAAAAATACGTAGCCGTTTGGGTACTGGATGCGAAAAACGCTGCATGGACAGAGTCAGCAGGCTGTCCGATTGTGAAAGTTCCAGCAGTTTGGAACCCTAGAATAAAAAATCAATTTGGCAAATTTACCTATCTAAAAAATCCAGCTAATTCTTTGGAGGAGTATGTCGCGCAATTTGGACAGGATGAAGTACGACTTACCAAGTACACTATACCCGCAAATGATTTCCGAATCGCAATGTCGGAGCTTGACGCTATGGGATTATCTCATGCCCGTATTTATCCGGGTCTCGAGGGTTTCGCGAGAGCGGCAGAGGTCCGCGTCACGCTAGGTCGTATTTGA
- a CDS encoding enoyl-CoA hydratase/isomerase family protein encodes MQQRVAGESSSVLETATASKSSKTETGTHGHIDVEERGTVLVARINGGPHALFDAALTKQLKELVDRADRDPNIHAVVFTGTHPDRFLSHSDVTWLQQGGVGFPPINTRLAGIVTRMARLINKVPIVRTLAGMTRLKTLLQLDSFHATFLKMNASRTIFIAALNGSALAVGAEFAWACDFRIMADGDFVIGLSEVLLALTPGGGGSQRLPRLIGAQRSLAAILEGKPFTPAEALALGAVDEVVPQDKVLERAIERAEYLSRRPKKSLGAIKRSIYFGSSLPLEEGLQLEHAEFLVRDQSKEAQQLMLNYIAATKATGELPLMNRETYARALSKGRLGD; translated from the coding sequence ATGCAACAACGGGTCGCTGGCGAAAGCTCCAGCGTTTTGGAGACAGCGACGGCCTCGAAATCCAGTAAGACCGAGACAGGGACCCATGGTCACATCGATGTCGAAGAACGTGGCACAGTCCTTGTCGCGCGCATCAATGGAGGCCCGCATGCACTGTTTGATGCTGCGCTTACCAAGCAACTAAAAGAGCTAGTTGATCGCGCAGACCGCGACCCGAACATTCATGCAGTCGTCTTCACCGGCACGCACCCCGATCGGTTCTTGAGCCACTCCGATGTTACGTGGCTCCAACAGGGTGGTGTCGGGTTCCCGCCTATCAATACACGCCTCGCTGGAATCGTCACACGCATGGCTAGACTCATCAATAAAGTGCCGATTGTCAGAACGCTCGCGGGAATGACGCGACTCAAGACACTTTTGCAGCTCGACAGCTTCCACGCGACCTTCCTGAAGATGAACGCTAGCAGGACGATCTTCATTGCGGCGCTGAACGGCTCAGCGCTTGCCGTTGGCGCGGAGTTCGCCTGGGCGTGTGATTTTCGCATCATGGCGGACGGAGACTTTGTCATCGGCCTTTCCGAAGTCCTCCTCGCGCTTACACCTGGCGGTGGCGGATCCCAGCGACTACCTCGCCTAATTGGCGCCCAGCGATCGTTAGCCGCCATTCTCGAAGGCAAGCCGTTCACGCCAGCAGAAGCCCTCGCGCTCGGCGCAGTCGACGAGGTCGTTCCTCAGGACAAGGTGCTTGAACGCGCAATAGAACGTGCAGAATATCTGAGTCGCCGACCCAAGAAATCTCTCGGGGCCATTAAGCGATCCATATACTTTGGTAGCTCGCTCCCGCTCGAAGAGGGCTTGCAGCTCGAGCATGCTGAGTTTCTTGTGAGGGATCAGTCCAAGGAAGCCCAGCAGCTGATGCTCAACTACATTGCCGCGACCAAAGCGACCGGCGAGCTGCCTCTCATGAACAGGGAGACATATGCGCGGGCCTTGAGCAAGGGGCGGCTGGGCGACTAA
- a CDS encoding NADP-dependent oxidoreductase, giving the protein MKAFVVDKYSKKGVLRLAEMPGPEVGDSDVLVEVHAAGVNLLDSKVKTGEFKLILPYRRPFILGHDVAGKVIRVGSKVRKFKPGDDVYARPRDGRIGAFAEFIAMDEADVALKPKNLSMEEAASIPLVGLTAWQVLVERAGLRKGQKVFIQAGSGGVGTFAIQLAKHLGAIVATTASAASAGLVKGLGADVVVDYRKDDFEKILSGYDVVLNSQDAKTLEKSLTVLKPGGKLISISGPPDPEFAREKGLNLVLRLVLRLLSRGIRAKARRHGVSFSFLFMGAQGDQLGKITSLIESGTIRPVVDRVFPFEASNEALAYVETGRAKGKVVITMR; this is encoded by the coding sequence ATGAAGGCATTCGTTGTCGATAAATACAGCAAGAAGGGCGTTCTGCGGCTGGCCGAGATGCCGGGACCGGAAGTCGGGGACAGCGATGTCCTGGTCGAGGTCCATGCCGCTGGGGTGAACCTGCTCGATTCCAAGGTCAAGACCGGAGAGTTCAAGCTCATCCTGCCCTATCGCCGGCCGTTCATCCTGGGCCACGACGTGGCCGGGAAGGTCATTCGCGTGGGCTCGAAGGTCCGCAAGTTCAAACCCGGCGACGATGTCTATGCGCGGCCGCGCGACGGCCGGATCGGGGCGTTCGCGGAGTTCATCGCCATGGATGAAGCCGACGTGGCGTTGAAGCCCAAAAATCTCAGTATGGAAGAGGCGGCCTCTATTCCGCTGGTCGGCCTGACCGCCTGGCAGGTGCTCGTCGAAAGGGCGGGCTTGAGGAAAGGCCAGAAGGTCTTCATCCAGGCCGGCTCCGGCGGCGTCGGCACATTCGCCATCCAGCTGGCAAAGCACCTCGGCGCGATCGTGGCAACGACGGCGAGCGCGGCGAGTGCGGGTCTGGTCAAGGGGCTCGGCGCCGATGTCGTCGTCGATTACCGGAAAGACGATTTCGAAAAAATCCTGTCGGGCTACGACGTCGTCCTGAACAGCCAGGACGCCAAAACGCTTGAAAAATCGCTCACTGTGCTGAAACCGGGCGGCAAGCTCATCTCCATCTCCGGTCCGCCGGATCCCGAATTCGCCCGGGAAAAGGGACTGAATCTGGTGCTGAGGCTGGTGCTGCGCCTTCTAAGTCGCGGCATCCGGGCCAAGGCCAGGCGCCATGGCGTGAGCTTTTCGTTCCTTTTCATGGGGGCGCAAGGTGACCAGCTGGGCAAGATCACCTCGCTCATCGAATCCGGAACGATCCGCCCGGTGGTCGATCGGGTGTTTCCGTTTGAGGCGTCCAATGAGGCGCTGGCCTACGTCGAAACAGGACGCGCCAAGGGCAAGGTTGTCATTACGATGAGATAA
- a CDS encoding oxidoreductase has protein sequence MTMNSGKTAIVTGASSGIGRASAEALARAGFTVFGTSRRAASNGPDGVTMLACDVTDEASVSKLVDEVLAKAKRIDLLVNNAGIGLLGGAEESSSAQAHALFDVNVFGVLRVTNAVLPTMRRQGKGRIINMSSILGLIPSPFNALYASTKHAIEGYSESLDHELRTFGIRVVLVEPGVTRTSFEENVTRPDRLLPVYDTVRPRMEALMRKWIERGDAPDIVARAVVKAATDAMPRRRYTAGKQAGQVRFLRRFLPESVVDKSLRKINELPA, from the coding sequence ATGACTATGAATTCCGGCAAGACCGCCATTGTGACCGGAGCCTCCTCGGGCATCGGCCGTGCCAGCGCCGAGGCTTTGGCGCGAGCAGGCTTTACTGTCTTCGGGACCAGTCGCCGTGCGGCCAGCAACGGCCCTGATGGGGTGACCATGCTGGCTTGCGATGTGACGGACGAAGCCTCCGTGTCAAAACTGGTCGACGAGGTGCTGGCCAAGGCCAAACGCATTGACCTGCTCGTCAACAATGCCGGCATCGGTTTGCTCGGAGGTGCGGAGGAGTCCTCAAGCGCTCAAGCTCATGCGCTGTTCGACGTGAACGTCTTCGGCGTCCTGCGGGTGACGAACGCGGTGTTGCCGACCATGCGACGTCAAGGAAAGGGTAGGATCATCAACATGAGTTCAATTCTGGGTCTGATCCCATCTCCCTTTAACGCGCTGTACGCATCGACGAAGCATGCCATCGAAGGCTATTCCGAGTCGCTCGACCACGAGCTACGCACGTTCGGAATTCGGGTGGTGCTGGTCGAGCCCGGCGTTACCCGAACGTCGTTCGAAGAAAATGTTACGAGACCTGATCGGTTGCTTCCGGTCTATGATACGGTGCGCCCTCGCATGGAAGCGTTGATGCGAAAGTGGATAGAACGCGGCGATGCCCCCGACATTGTCGCAAGAGCGGTGGTGAAAGCCGCGACGGATGCAATGCCGCGCAGGCGCTACACCGCTGGAAAACAGGCGGGCCAGGTTCGGTTCCTGCGCCGTTTCCTTCCCGAATCCGTGGTCGACAAGAGCCTGCGGAAGATCAACGAGCTGCCGGCCTGA
- a CDS encoding TetR/AcrR family transcriptional regulator, with amino-acid sequence MRYEKGRKDASRGRIIEVAADRFRGDGIAASGLATIMSDAGLTNGAFYPHFQSKAELVRESVAAAMELQAQQLAQALASGGPEVAIEAYLSAEHRDNPGQGCASAALLPELARQPPETRAVYTDRLLALAHQLAAAIPQAKDPEGTALAVFATLIGTLQLARAVEGTELSDRILTAGKDAARTLMQSR; translated from the coding sequence ATGCGCTACGAAAAGGGCCGCAAGGACGCGTCACGCGGCAGGATCATCGAAGTCGCCGCCGACCGTTTCCGGGGTGATGGCATCGCCGCGTCCGGACTGGCGACCATCATGAGCGACGCCGGACTGACCAACGGCGCCTTCTACCCGCATTTCCAATCCAAGGCGGAGCTCGTGCGTGAAAGCGTGGCGGCGGCCATGGAGCTTCAGGCCCAGCAATTGGCGCAGGCACTGGCCTCGGGTGGCCCGGAGGTGGCCATAGAGGCGTATCTGTCGGCCGAGCATCGAGACAATCCGGGGCAAGGCTGCGCGTCCGCCGCGCTGTTGCCGGAGCTGGCGCGTCAGCCACCGGAAACGCGCGCGGTCTATACCGACCGCTTGCTGGCTCTCGCGCACCAACTGGCCGCCGCAATTCCACAGGCCAAGGATCCGGAAGGCACGGCGCTGGCTGTCTTTGCGACGCTCATCGGTACGCTGCAACTGGCCCGCGCCGTCGAAGGGACGGAGTTATCGGATCGCATCCTCACAGCGGGCAAAGATGCGGCGCGGACGCTGATGCAATCGCGCTAG